The following coding sequences are from one Salvia hispanica cultivar TCC Black 2014 chromosome 3, UniMelb_Shisp_WGS_1.0, whole genome shotgun sequence window:
- the LOC125216178 gene encoding transcription factor FER-LIKE IRON DEFICIENCY-INDUCED TRANSCRIPTION FACTOR isoform X1, with the protein MDNFRDENGMIPFPQYYTNDLGLIDFMDESNYHQFIDLIRGENVQTHDNFHQPMFNQDYGYQGINGAVEDCHFLAPPPQLPNVGMFDFEAAAGNGEFGLVNEMNQAEAEDEEEEYLMDDQDESSGGSGVTTVPGARGGKADRSKTLVSERRRRGRMKEKLYALRSLVPNITKMDKASIVGDAVLYVQDLQNQAKKMKAEIAGFEENYKHKTTQNGIQSNPTTCFYPTPKIICKMEVSQVEERGFYVKIVANKGHGVAAALYRSLESLTTFDVRSSNLTVSADQNYVFTFTLHTMEGEMEVNLQSVKVWIARVFLNQGFDFQTS; encoded by the exons ATGGATAATTTTCGAGATGAAAATGGAATGATCCCATTTCCCCAATACTACACAAATGATCTTGGCTTGATCGATTTCATGGATGAATCCAATTACCACCAATTCATCGATTTAATTCGCGGCGAAAATGTTCAAACTCATGATAATTTTCATCAGCCTATGTTCAATCAAGATTACGGCTATCAGGGCATTAACGGCGCCGTTGAGGACTGCCATTTTCtggcgccgccgccgcagctGCCGAATGTGGGGATGTTCGATTTTGAGGCGGCGGCGGGGAATGGTGAATTCGGGTTGGTTAATGAGATGAATcaggcggaggcggaggacgaggaggaggagtaTTTGATGGACGATCAGGATGAATCGTCGGGGGGCTCGGGCGTCACCACTGTGCCGGGGGCGAGAGGCGGGAAAGCGGACCGGTCGAAGACGTTGGTGTCGGAGCGGCGGAGGAGAGGCCGCATGAAGGAGAAGCTCTATGCATTGCGCTCCTTGGTTCCAAACATCACTAAG ATGGACAAAGCGTCGATTGTGGGCGACGCAGTGTTGTATGTGCAAGACTTGCAAAATCAGGCTAAGAAGATGAAGGCAGAGATCGCAGGTTTCGAGGAAAACTACAAACATAAAACTACTCAAAATGGCATCCAATCTAATCCCACAACATGCTTCTACCCCACACCCAAGATCATTTGTAAG ATGGAGGTGTCTCAAGTAGAAGAAAGAGGGTTTTACGTGAAAATAGTGGCAAACAAAGGCCATGGCGTCGCCGCCGCTCTCTACCGATCTCTTGAGTCTCTCACCACCTTCGATGTTCGGAGCTCGAATCTCACTGTTTCTGCTGATCAAAACTATGTCTTCACTTTCACTTTGCAT ACGATGGAAGGGGAGATGGAGGTGAACTTGCAGAGTGTGAAGGTGTGGATTGCAAGGGTCTTCCTCAATCAAGGATTTGATTTTCAGacatcataa
- the LOC125216178 gene encoding transcription factor FER-LIKE IRON DEFICIENCY-INDUCED TRANSCRIPTION FACTOR isoform X2, with the protein MDNFRDENGMIPFPQYYTNDLGLIDFMDESNYHQFIDLIRGENVQTHDNFHQPMFNQDYGYQGINGAVEDCHFLAPPPQLPNVGMFDFEAAAGNGEFGLVNEMNQAEAEDEEEEYLMDDQDESSGGSGVTTVPGARGGKADRSKTLVSERRRRGRMKEKLYALRSLVPNITKMDKASIVGDAVLYVQDLQNQAKKMKAEIAGFEENYKHKTTQNGIQSNPTTCFYPTPKIIYGGVSSRRKRVLRENSGKQRPWRRRRSLPIS; encoded by the exons ATGGATAATTTTCGAGATGAAAATGGAATGATCCCATTTCCCCAATACTACACAAATGATCTTGGCTTGATCGATTTCATGGATGAATCCAATTACCACCAATTCATCGATTTAATTCGCGGCGAAAATGTTCAAACTCATGATAATTTTCATCAGCCTATGTTCAATCAAGATTACGGCTATCAGGGCATTAACGGCGCCGTTGAGGACTGCCATTTTCtggcgccgccgccgcagctGCCGAATGTGGGGATGTTCGATTTTGAGGCGGCGGCGGGGAATGGTGAATTCGGGTTGGTTAATGAGATGAATcaggcggaggcggaggacgaggaggaggagtaTTTGATGGACGATCAGGATGAATCGTCGGGGGGCTCGGGCGTCACCACTGTGCCGGGGGCGAGAGGCGGGAAAGCGGACCGGTCGAAGACGTTGGTGTCGGAGCGGCGGAGGAGAGGCCGCATGAAGGAGAAGCTCTATGCATTGCGCTCCTTGGTTCCAAACATCACTAAG ATGGACAAAGCGTCGATTGTGGGCGACGCAGTGTTGTATGTGCAAGACTTGCAAAATCAGGCTAAGAAGATGAAGGCAGAGATCGCAGGTTTCGAGGAAAACTACAAACATAAAACTACTCAAAATGGCATCCAATCTAATCCCACAACATGCTTCTACCCCACACCCAAGATCATTT ATGGAGGTGTCTCAAGTAGAAGAAAGAGGGTTTTACGTGAAAATAGTGGCAAACAAAGGCCATGGCGTCGCCGCCGCTCTCTACCGATCTCTTGA
- the LOC125211544 gene encoding E3 ubiquitin-protein ligase RZFP34-like has protein sequence MCDFEEESAVALSDDLNEDGAIQLDFSSAKYGCKHYKRRCKIRAPCCDEVFDCRHCHNEAKNDLKIKPIDRHDIPRHEVKKVICSICDTEQNVQQNCINCGVCMGNYFCDKCKFFDDDVAKKQYHCDDCGICRTGGMENFFHCKKCGCCYASSIKGTHRCVERAMHHNCAVCFEYLFDSTKNITVLPCGHTIHFECVREMKLHHRYSCPVCSKSIGDMSSAWRKLDEEIASTPMPEMYKDKKVWILCNDCEEISEVPYHIFANKCSGCKSYNTRQIQGVPASC, from the exons ATGTGTGATTTTGAGGAAGAATCAGCCGTCGCTTTGTCGGATGATCTCAATGAAGATGGGGCGATTCAATTGGATTTCTCCTCGGCCAAATATGG gTGCAAGCATTACAAAAGGAGATGCAAAATTAGGGCTCCTTGTTGTGATGAGGTTTTTGATTGCAGGCATTGTCACAATGAAGctaag AATGATCTCAAAATCAAGCCGATTGATCGGCACGACATTCCCCGCCACGAAGTGAAGAAG GTTATATGTTCGATTTGTGACACAGAACAAAAT GTTCAacaaaattgcataaattgTGGAGTTTGCATGGGGAATTATTTCTGTGACAAATGCAAATTCTTTGATGATGAT GTGGCGAAGAAACAATACCACTGTGATGATTGTGGAATATGCAG AACTGGAGGGATGGAGAATTTCTTCCATTGCAAAAAATGTG GGTGCTGCTACGCGTCATCCATTAAGGGCACGCATCGTTGTGTAGAGAGAGCGATGCATCATAATTGCGCAGTTTGCTTCGAG TACTTATTCGATTCAACCAAGAACATCACTGTTCTACCATGTGGACACACCATACATTTCGAATGTGTTCGCGAAATGAAGCTTCATCACAG ATATTCGTGCCCGGTCTGCTCTAAGTCAATTGGCGACATGTCAAGCGCATGGAGAAAGCTCGATGAAGAG ATTGCTTCGACTCCGATGCCGGAGATGTATAAAGACAAAAAG GTTTGGATACTATGTAATGATTGTGAGGAAATATCTGAGGTGCCATACCACATTTTTGCAAACAAATGCTCAGGCTGCAAATCATACAATACCCGGCAAATTCAAGGCGTTCCCGCCTCCTGTTGA
- the LOC125211114 gene encoding putative germin-like protein 2-1, translating to MASISPVLSLLALLNFVCIVFAFDVSPLQDFCVADSTGKALCKDPSTVTPNDFFRSGLHLPGNTSNPYGAAVVTASAATVPGLNGLGLTFMRADLAPNGFFPPHFHSRATELVVVLEGSMEIGFITSYPSYKYYSKILGQGDVFVVPVGLVHNVRNLAKGNSVALVAFNSQNPGITNLPNGLFAAQPEIDTVYLSKAFQLDVNIIKELQKKF from the exons ATGGCTTCAATTTCACCTGTACTCTCCCTTTTGGCCCTTTTGAATTTCGTGTGCATCGTCTTCGCCTTTGATGTTAGTCCTCTCCAAGATTTCTGCGTTGCCGACTCCACCGGCAAAG cACTTTGCAAGGACCCAAGCACCGTTACCCCAAATGACTTTTTCCGAAGCGGCCTTCATCTGCCGGGAAACACCTCAAATCCGTACGGCGCCGCCGTGGTGACCGCATCTGCAGCCACCGTGCCGGGGCTCAACGGCCTCGGGCTGACGTTCATGCGCGCGGATTTGGCCCCTAACGGCTTTTTCCCGCCCCATTTCCACTCTAGGGCAACCGAGCTCGTGGTTGTTCTAGAAGGTTCCATGGAGATCGGGTTCATAACCTCGTACCCTAGTTACAAGTACTACAGCAAGATCCTCGGGCAAGGCGATGTTTTTGTGGTCCCGGTTGGCCTCGTGCACAACGTGCGTAATCTTGCTAAAGGAAACAGTGTTGCTTTGGTGGCCTTCAATAGCCAGAATCCCGGGATTACCAATCTTCCAAACGGGCTCTTCGCAGCTCAACCTGAAATCGACACTGTTTATCTTTCCAAGGCGTTTCAGTTGgatgtcaatattattaagGAATTGCAGAAAAAATTCTAG
- the LOC125216317 gene encoding E3 ubiquitin-protein ligase RHA1B-like yields the protein MGFSFFSPLTKPFKNLISSHIEEDESSRPSPSNVLLPDYLTTKSVNKDHLPVVERATFISHNNEKEGDDDCAICLKRIEAWHNVRQLNKCEHAFHVECLDSWIDRGGDTCPVCRAWLVSGEVGHGKDPWRSERMVYLFGEDCLMEELQ from the coding sequence ATGggattttctttcttctcacCACTCACAAAACCCTTCAAAAACTTGATCTCCTCACACATTGAAGAAGATGAGTCGTCCCGCCCATCCCCTTCAAACGTGCTACTTCCCGATTACCTGACGACCAAATCCGTCAACAAAGATCACCTCCCAGTAGTCGAACGTGCAACCTTCATATCTCACAACAACGAAAAAGAGGGCGATGATGATTGCGCAATTTGTTTGAAAAGAATAGAGGCATGGCACAATGTGAGGCAACTTAACAAATGCGAGCATGCTTTCCATGTTGAGTGCCTCGATTCTTGGATCGACCGCGGTGGTGACACATGTCCCGTGTGTCGAGCCTGGCTCGTCTCCGGGGAGGTGGGCCATGGGAAGGATCCATGGAGGTCGGAGAGAATGGTGTACTTGTTTGGAGAAGATTGCTTGATGGAGGAGCTTCAATGA
- the LOC125209187 gene encoding E3 ubiquitin-protein ligase RHA2B-like: protein MRPYHTHTSTRINYFENDDESRLSPELVLLPDYLTVKIVDKDRLPVVEYATFRSQNEEDEEEYDCAVCLSRIEAWHNVRELGNCEHAFHVECLNSWIDRGGETCPTCRARLVSWEVVGHGKDPWRSERMVYLFGYDCLMEELQ from the coding sequence ATGAGGCCATATCATACGCACACAAGTACTAGAATCAATTACTTCGAAAACGATGATGAGTCTCGTCTATCTCCTGAACTCGTGCTGCTTCCGGATTACTTGACGGTCAAAATTGTCGACAAAGATCGTCTTCCAGTAGTCGAATATGCAACCTTCAGATCTCAGAACGAGGAGGACGAGGAAGAATACGATTGTGCGGTTTGTTTGAGTAGAATAGAAGCATGGCACAATGTGAGGGAACTTGGCAACTGCGAGCATGCTTTCCATGTCGAGTGCCTCAATTCTTGGATCGATCGCGGTGGAGAAACGTGTCCCACGTGTCGAGCTCGGCTCGTCTCTTGGGAGGTGGTGGGGCATGGGAAAGATCCATGGAGATCAGAAAGAATGGTCTATTTGTTTGGATATGATTGCTTGATGGAGGAGCTTCAATGA
- the LOC125213613 gene encoding uncharacterized protein LOC125213613, which produces MPPPPPPQPPIPPPLKKPTTLPDIIFTAFSLLVLFSTSPKSTSALFLPTNKLSFPLYPRKIPKMSSLSPRKLNPRRLPPPFATPQTLSDWLRPRLAADLFGSWGVKPGTKNVHNLWLEIAEGETDLADSIPPVRTVEVVVARIVRGDGKILIESHQELSNGDVRRRGRPLSEKMKPGESVEAALYRAVREELGLGTSVEIGTLGSGNRDENRGIVRLVPESYTKKVEERASASYPGLPARYVLHTVEAEVEGLPEGEFSTEEADEYGGLDEKAVSCKKHFWKWVDSDSI; this is translated from the coding sequence ATGccaccgcctccgccgccCCAGCCACCGATCCCACCGCCGCTGAAGAAGCCGACGACACTCCCTGACATCATCTTCACCGCCTTCTCTCTCCTCGTCCTCTTCTCCACCTCCCCCAAATCCACCTCCGCCCTCTTCCTCCCCACCAACAAACTCTCTTTCCCATTATACCCCCGCAAAATCCCCAAAATGTCTTCCCTCAGCCCTAGAAAATTGAATCCCCGCCGCCTCCCTCCGCCGTTCGCCACGCCGCAGACGCTCTCCGATTGGCTGCGCCCTCGCCTCGCCGCCGACCTCTTCGGATCGTGGGGCGTCAAGCCGGGGACGAAGAATGTCCACAATCTCTGGCTCGAAATCGCCGAGGGCGAGACCGATCTCGCCGATTCGATCCCGCCGGTCCGCACCGTTGAAGTCGTCGTCGCGAGGATCGTCCGCGGCGACGGTAAAATCCTAATCGAATCGCATCAGGAGCTCTCCAACGGCGACGTGAGGCGCCGCGGCCGCCCCCTCTCGGAGAAGATGAAGCCGGGGGAATCGGTGGAGGCGGCGCTGTACCGCGCCGTGAGGGAGGAATTAGGGCTCGGAACCTCCGTCGAAATTGGAACCCTAGGAAGCGGGAATCGCGACGAAAATAGGGGAATCGTGCGATTGGTGCCGGAATCTTATACGAAGAAGGTGGAGGAGCGAGCGTCGGCGTCGTATCCCGGATTGCCGGCGCGGTACGTCCTGCACACGGTGGAGGCGGAGGTGGAGGGGCTGCCGGAGGGCGAATTCTCGACGGAGGAGGCGGATGAGTACGGGGGATTGGATGAGAAGGCGGTTTCGTGTAAAAAGCATTTTTGGAAGTGGGTTGACTCTGATTCAATCTGA
- the LOC125213614 gene encoding NDR1/HIN1-like protein 26 has product MSVITEKSPKDCATKQATTTFPIPKLNKKLYLYLSTLLLSLLSLLLLIYLTLHPSKPHFSLQQADVDQLNLSGPSSLLNSSIQITLQSDNPNTKLGIYYDEFILYASYKGQRITPEAAISPFYQDHGETNLLSASLVGFQLPVAPSFAYEVQRDQGAGRLVLSFKGMGRLRWRVGSWVSGRYRFVVSCVAVMPLGPAVPSPPLRSRSSSQCSTVM; this is encoded by the coding sequence ATGTCTGTAATAACAGAGAAATCACCCAAAGACTGCGCCACCAAGCAAGCAACCACCACCTTCCCAATCCCAAAACTCAACAAGAAGCTCTACCTATACCTCTCCAcactcctcctctctctcctctccctcctcctcctcatctACCTCACCCTCCACCCCTCAAAGCCCCACTTCTCCCTCCAACAAGCCGACGTCGACCAGCTCAACCTCTCCGGCCCGTCCTCCCTCCTCAACTCCTCCATCCAGATCACCCTCCAGTCCGACAACCCCAACACCAAGCTCGGCATCTACTACGACGAGTTCATCCTCTACGCCTCCTACAAAGGCCAGAGGATCACTCCCGAAGCCGCCATCTCCCCCTTCTACCAGGACCACGGGGAGACGAACCTCCTCAGTGCGTCGCTGGTCGGGTTCCAGCTCCCCGTGGCCCCGTCCTTCGCCTATGAGGTGCAGCGCGATCAGGGGGCCGGGAGGCTGGTGTTGAGCTTCAAGGGGATGGGGCGGCTGAGGTGGAGAGTTGGGAGCTGGGTTTCGGGGAGGTATCGGTTCGTTGTCAGCTGCGTTGCTGTTATGCCGCTTGGGCCGGCTGTGCCTTCGCCCCCTTTGCGTTCGAGGTCGAGCTCGCAGTGTTCTACTGTAATGTGA